From Microcystis aeruginosa NIES-2549, a single genomic window includes:
- a CDS encoding GNAT family N-acetyltransferase, with product MVFWKRLFNSSEVTASPDYSGDLVEVGQNDLGQTRVFFSTDRELDLYELEELCDSVGWARRPLRKVKKAIECSFLVVSMWEVRGNRRRLVGFARATSDHAFNATVWDVVVHPHYQSKGFGKALMKFMIRKLRGEDISNITLFADPQVVDFYRRLGFVLDPEGIKGMFWYPD from the coding sequence ATGGTTTTTTGGAAAAGATTGTTTAATAGCTCGGAAGTCACTGCATCACCTGACTATTCGGGAGACTTGGTAGAGGTTGGCCAGAATGACCTCGGACAGACGCGAGTGTTTTTTAGTACCGATCGAGAGCTAGATCTGTATGAGTTAGAAGAACTTTGTGACTCGGTAGGTTGGGCCCGTCGTCCTTTACGCAAAGTTAAAAAGGCGATCGAATGTAGTTTTTTAGTGGTATCGATGTGGGAAGTGCGAGGTAATCGCCGTCGTTTAGTGGGTTTTGCTCGTGCCACTTCCGATCACGCTTTTAATGCCACGGTCTGGGATGTGGTTGTTCATCCTCACTATCAAAGTAAAGGCTTTGGTAAAGCATTAATGAAATTTATGATCAGGAAGTTGCGGGGCGAGGATATCAGTAATATAACTCTTTTCGCCGATCCACAGGTGGTGGATTTCTATCGTCGTCTCGGTTTTGTTCTCGATCCCGAAGGTATCAAAGGTATGTTTTGGTATCCCGATTAA
- a CDS encoding DNA-directed RNA polymerase subunit beta' has product MFYNQTVDKGKLKKLIAWAYQNYGSARCSQMADELKNLGFRFATKAGVSISVDDLTVPPAKRQMIESAEQEIRQTEQRYVRGEITEVERFQKVIDTWNSTSESLKDEVIRNFQVTDPLNSVYMMAFSGARGNMSQVRQLVGMRGLMANPQGEIIDLPIKTNFREGLTVTEYVISSYGARKGLVDTALRTADSGYLTRRLVDVSQDVIVREADCGTNRYIELTAMTDGDRVLIPLSDRLLGRSLAEDVVVNGEVIATRNQIIDDETAEKLGKLVDKIKVRSPLTCEAARSVCQTCYGWSLAHGHPVDMGEAVGIIAAQSIGEPGTQLTMRTFHTGGVFTGEVARQVRSPFEGTVRFLPGLSIRNVRTRHGDERDQVEAPGEIKLTPKDKTKETVTYSLTPGSLLFVTDGATVSEEQLLAEITSDKVQKSTEKATKDVTSDLAGEVLFSQLVPEEKTDRQGNTTRIAQRGGLLWILSGEVYNLPPGAEPVVSNGDQVQVGDVLAETKLVSTNGGLVRLAPNSREIDIVTASVSLDQAEVKVESSAGREQFIIHTADGQRFLLKTTPGTKVQNHAIVAELIDDRYQTHTGGMIKYVDIEVSKGSRKQGYEITKGGTILWIPEETHEVNKDISLLQVEDGQYVEAGEEVVKDIFCNSSGVVEVIQKNDILREIIVKPGLLFMDLEPESSGIAQEQLIYPGTQLTPEVTIEELRQAEWVETNEGLGLLLRPVQEFTVQDQSTSPTQGSANQEGGRHIELRSVQRIFFKDGERVKSVEGCQLISTQLVLEISSEEPESVSHLTADIELEPIEDSDCQRLQLVILESLVLRRDSDSDPLGGNIQTRVLVQDGDEIPPGAVVARTEIQCKEVGEIRGIRKGSEAVRRLLIVSDRDEFILPLPFDVAQGKAVAPTVKAGDLVIAETEIGAGVLAPNSGQVLAVDKTATGYEIRLRSARPYRVSAGAILHIDEGDLVQRGDNLVLLVFERSKTGDIIQGLPRIEELLEARKPKEACVLARKPGFCQVEYQDSEIVDIKVVEDDGTISEYPLLGSQNPLVSDNQRIDVGQALTDGQANPHEILEVFFNYYVDSLGSYEAALKALEKTQMFLVDQVQSVYQSQGIDIADKHIEVIVRQMTSKVRIDDGGDTSMLPGELLELRQVETVNEAMSITGGAAAKYTPVLLGITKASLNTDSFISAASFQETTRVLTEAAIEGKSDWLRGLKENVIIGRLIPAGTGFNSHENTAGISDYTPPEEEYNYNNRSYYAAPGAIGFPPRPGFGDSSDDSDMILDDQTARAYAEGDVVDLEDDEMAFLSSRGSSRFSRQPISDSWSAADEEGEEEDFEEDYEEEE; this is encoded by the coding sequence ATGTTTTATAACCAAACTGTTGACAAAGGAAAACTGAAAAAACTGATCGCTTGGGCCTATCAAAACTACGGTTCGGCGCGCTGTTCACAAATGGCCGATGAATTGAAAAACCTCGGTTTTCGTTTCGCTACCAAAGCAGGGGTTTCCATTAGTGTGGATGATTTAACCGTACCGCCAGCTAAACGACAAATGATCGAAAGTGCCGAACAGGAAATCCGGCAAACCGAACAGCGTTATGTGCGCGGGGAAATCACTGAAGTGGAACGCTTCCAAAAAGTAATTGACACTTGGAATAGTACATCTGAATCCCTTAAAGATGAAGTAATTCGCAACTTCCAAGTCACCGATCCCCTCAACTCCGTCTATATGATGGCTTTCTCCGGAGCGCGGGGTAATATGAGCCAAGTGCGTCAGTTAGTGGGAATGCGGGGATTAATGGCTAATCCCCAGGGGGAAATTATCGACCTCCCGATTAAGACTAACTTCCGGGAAGGATTGACCGTTACCGAATACGTTATTTCCTCCTACGGGGCCCGCAAAGGTTTAGTTGATACAGCCTTACGGACGGCAGATTCCGGTTATCTGACCCGTCGTCTCGTCGATGTGTCCCAAGATGTCATCGTCCGCGAGGCCGATTGTGGCACCAATCGTTACATCGAATTAACCGCCATGACCGATGGCGATCGTGTGTTAATTCCCTTAAGCGATCGCCTATTAGGTCGTTCCCTGGCCGAAGATGTGGTGGTCAATGGAGAAGTGATCGCCACCCGCAACCAGATTATCGATGACGAAACCGCCGAAAAATTGGGCAAACTGGTCGATAAAATCAAAGTCCGCAGCCCCTTAACCTGTGAAGCAGCCCGCTCGGTTTGTCAAACCTGTTACGGTTGGAGTCTGGCCCACGGTCATCCGGTGGATATGGGGGAAGCAGTGGGAATTATTGCCGCCCAATCGATCGGAGAACCGGGGACTCAGTTAACCATGCGTACCTTCCACACCGGGGGCGTATTTACCGGAGAAGTGGCCCGGCAAGTGCGGAGTCCCTTCGAGGGAACTGTGCGTTTTCTGCCGGGGTTAAGTATCCGTAACGTGCGCACTCGCCACGGGGATGAACGGGATCAAGTGGAGGCACCGGGGGAAATTAAATTAACGCCCAAGGATAAAACTAAGGAAACCGTCACCTACTCTTTGACTCCGGGGTCGCTGCTATTCGTCACCGATGGGGCAACAGTAAGCGAGGAACAGTTACTAGCGGAAATTACCTCCGATAAAGTCCAAAAATCCACGGAAAAAGCCACAAAAGACGTAACCAGTGACTTAGCCGGCGAGGTGCTATTCTCCCAATTAGTCCCAGAAGAAAAAACCGATCGCCAAGGCAACACCACCCGCATCGCCCAACGGGGGGGATTACTATGGATTCTCTCCGGAGAAGTGTATAACTTGCCCCCAGGGGCTGAACCCGTGGTCAGTAACGGCGATCAAGTACAAGTGGGGGATGTTCTGGCGGAAACTAAGTTGGTATCCACTAACGGCGGTTTGGTGCGTTTAGCCCCCAATAGCCGGGAAATCGATATCGTCACCGCTTCCGTGTCTTTGGATCAGGCCGAAGTAAAAGTAGAAAGTAGTGCCGGTCGGGAACAATTTATTATTCATACGGCCGATGGTCAACGCTTCCTGCTGAAAACCACTCCGGGGACAAAAGTACAGAATCATGCCATTGTCGCTGAGTTAATCGATGATCGCTATCAAACCCACACCGGCGGCATGATTAAATACGTCGATATCGAAGTCTCCAAAGGCAGCCGCAAACAGGGTTATGAAATCACTAAAGGCGGCACGATCCTCTGGATTCCCGAAGAAACCCACGAAGTCAATAAAGATATCTCCCTCTTACAGGTGGAAGATGGGCAGTATGTGGAGGCAGGGGAAGAAGTGGTTAAAGACATCTTCTGTAACTCTAGCGGTGTGGTGGAAGTTATCCAGAAAAATGACATCCTCCGGGAGATTATTGTCAAACCGGGGCTGTTATTTATGGATCTCGAACCAGAATCCTCCGGAATTGCCCAAGAACAGTTAATTTACCCCGGAACACAGTTGACTCCCGAAGTGACGATCGAGGAGTTACGGCAAGCCGAATGGGTAGAAACTAACGAGGGTTTGGGGTTACTGCTGCGACCGGTACAGGAGTTCACCGTACAGGACCAATCCACTTCTCCCACCCAAGGTTCCGCTAACCAAGAAGGAGGACGACATATCGAACTGCGATCGGTGCAGCGCATCTTCTTTAAAGACGGGGAAAGAGTTAAATCCGTTGAGGGTTGTCAACTGATTAGCACCCAATTAGTCCTAGAAATTTCTAGCGAAGAACCAGAATCAGTCTCCCATCTGACGGCTGATATCGAGTTAGAACCGATTGAGGACAGCGATTGTCAGCGTTTACAGTTAGTTATTCTGGAATCTCTGGTGCTGCGTCGGGATAGTGATAGTGATCCTTTAGGGGGGAATATTCAGACTCGCGTTCTCGTCCAAGATGGCGATGAAATTCCACCTGGAGCAGTGGTGGCCAGAACCGAGATCCAGTGTAAGGAAGTTGGAGAAATTCGCGGGATTCGCAAGGGTAGCGAAGCGGTGCGCCGTCTTTTAATTGTGAGTGACCGTGACGAGTTTATTCTCCCGCTCCCCTTCGACGTAGCTCAGGGCAAGGCTGTTGCTCCCACCGTCAAAGCTGGGGATCTGGTGATCGCCGAAACCGAGATCGGTGCCGGAGTTTTAGCCCCCAATTCCGGTCAAGTGCTGGCCGTTGACAAAACCGCCACCGGCTACGAAATCCGTCTGCGTAGCGCCCGACCCTACCGAGTATCGGCGGGGGCCATTCTGCACATCGATGAGGGAGATCTAGTCCAAAGGGGCGATAATTTGGTCCTGTTGGTGTTTGAGCGCTCGAAAACTGGGGATATCATTCAAGGTTTACCCAGAATCGAAGAACTGCTCGAAGCGCGTAAGCCGAAAGAGGCTTGTGTCCTAGCACGCAAACCGGGATTTTGTCAAGTGGAGTACCAAGATTCTGAGATCGTCGATATTAAGGTGGTCGAGGATGACGGCACGATCAGTGAATATCCGCTTTTAGGCAGTCAAAACCCTCTGGTGAGCGATAATCAGCGTATTGATGTGGGTCAGGCGTTAACCGATGGTCAGGCTAATCCGCACGAGATTTTAGAGGTGTTCTTTAATTATTATGTGGATAGCTTGGGCAGTTACGAGGCAGCCCTGAAAGCCTTGGAAAAAACCCAGATGTTCCTCGTCGATCAGGTACAGTCGGTCTATCAGTCCCAGGGGATCGATATTGCCGATAAACATATTGAAGTGATTGTGCGTCAGATGACCTCTAAGGTGCGGATCGATGACGGCGGCGATACCAGTATGTTACCCGGGGAATTGTTGGAACTGCGACAGGTGGAAACAGTAAACGAAGCCATGTCGATCACCGGTGGGGCGGCGGCTAAATATACGCCTGTACTACTGGGGATCACCAAAGCTTCCTTGAATACCGATAGCTTTATCAGTGCCGCCTCCTTCCAAGAAACCACCCGCGTCCTCACCGAAGCGGCGATCGAAGGCAAGTCCGACTGGTTACGCGGTCTCAAGGAAAACGTGATTATCGGTCGTCTGATTCCGGCGGGTACTGGCTTCAATTCCCACGAAAACACGGCGGGGATCAGCGATTACACCCCCCCAGAGGAGGAATATAACTACAACAATCGTAGCTATTACGCTGCCCCCGGCGCGATCGGCTTCCCCCCCCGTCCCGGTTTCGGCGATAGTAGTGACGATAGCGATATGATTCTTGACGATCAAACCGCTCGCGCCTACGCTGAGGGTGATGTGGTCGATTTAGAGGATGATGAGATGGCTTTCCTCTCCTCCCGCGGCAGCAGTCGCTTTAGTCGCCAACCTATCAGCGACAGCTGGTCAGCAGCTGATGAGGAAGGGGAGGAAGAAGATTTCGAGGAGGATTACGAAGAAGAAGAATAA
- a CDS encoding peptidase domain-containing ABC transporter, translating into MSYTTLDFTAFLETVQPFDRLPVEVRRSLGQKLQPFRYEMGNAMLKCDLLPSHLVLLYEGEARLLGYDARVNNPLPVTLAKLQPGDLFGWISLLRGTPCETVIASSEVTICLTLKQEDFWSLINNYPEFKQYFFKQSSIAEVYAVLGSYLNQQAWGGGDLKEIAQALLNKACVSYNQIDDDYLWLVSENTDNYPIGTVITQNNLTNTRLLGLSSDQLDEFLTVETEAAAATETDDILETQVIKGNKPTQVLDIPQGRISDITSDIDLEKTVKKNGKSYPFFRGKTELEAVSACFQMLCKYFNIPFRKDVIQRILGDQLQRTGSLSLPLCGAVAEVVGLDSQLVPLNASSLPNINPPALIRWQDSIVILYEINQRETTIAVPERGIIKRKTSEFLESWGEKGEVILLKPTKHTQQQRFGLSWFWPSVKKHKRVLIEVFIASFFVQLFALANPLMIQVIIDKVIVQNSPETLNTLGVFLLVIAVFEGILTFLRTSLFVDTTNRIDMTLGSEIIDHLLRLPLKYFERRPVGEISTRINELENIRQFLTGTALTVVLDAIFSVIYIVVMLIYSPILTVWALGVVPILVLSTAIFAPIVRRQLRAKAERNAETQSYLVEVMTGIQTVKAQNIELRSRWQWQERYARYVAEGFQTVMTSTLAGSFSHFFNQLSGLLVLWVGAALVLDQKLTLGQLIAFRIIASYVTSPILRLTQLWQNFQETGLSLERLADIVDTPQEAELDRQNIPMPLIKGHVTYENLAFRFNPHGALQLYNVNLEFPAGTFVALVGESGAGKSTITKLLARLYEPESGRILIDGYDINKVELYSLRRQIGMVPQETLLFDGTVQENIALTNPDATVEEIVSAARAAAAHEFIMTLPNGYNTRVGERGASLSGGQRQRVAIARSVLQRPQILILDEATSALDYNTERQVCLNLKEAFKDHTVFFITHRLASIKSADVIVMMDKGTVAEEGTHEELMAKKGLYYTLYKQQDSQI; encoded by the coding sequence ATGAGTTACACCACTTTAGATTTTACCGCTTTTCTGGAGACTGTACAGCCCTTTGATCGCCTGCCCGTCGAGGTTAGACGTTCCCTTGGCCAGAAATTACAACCCTTTCGCTATGAGATGGGCAATGCGATGCTCAAGTGCGATCTCTTACCCTCTCACCTCGTCCTTCTCTACGAGGGAGAGGCCAGACTTTTGGGTTACGATGCTAGGGTTAACAATCCGCTGCCGGTCACTTTGGCTAAATTGCAGCCAGGAGATTTATTCGGGTGGATCAGTCTTCTGCGCGGTACCCCCTGTGAAACAGTCATCGCTTCTTCGGAAGTCACTATCTGTTTAACCTTAAAACAAGAGGATTTTTGGTCTTTAATCAATAATTATCCTGAATTTAAGCAATATTTCTTTAAACAAAGCTCGATCGCTGAAGTTTATGCTGTCCTAGGCTCCTATCTTAATCAACAGGCCTGGGGTGGGGGCGACCTCAAAGAAATTGCTCAGGCTCTTTTAAACAAAGCTTGTGTGTCCTACAACCAGATTGACGATGATTATCTCTGGTTAGTCAGCGAAAATACCGATAATTATCCTATCGGCACAGTTATCACCCAGAATAATCTGACTAACACCAGATTATTAGGTCTTTCCTCCGACCAGTTAGATGAATTCTTGACAGTGGAAACCGAAGCGGCCGCAGCAACAGAAACGGATGATATCCTAGAAACCCAAGTCATCAAGGGAAATAAACCCACCCAGGTATTAGATATCCCCCAAGGAAGAATAAGCGACATCACCAGCGATATCGACCTTGAAAAAACTGTCAAGAAAAACGGCAAATCCTATCCTTTTTTCAGGGGAAAAACGGAACTAGAAGCGGTGAGTGCCTGTTTTCAGATGCTCTGCAAATATTTTAATATCCCCTTTCGCAAGGACGTGATCCAACGCATTCTAGGGGATCAACTGCAAAGAACTGGCAGCCTTTCCCTGCCCCTGTGTGGGGCTGTGGCCGAGGTAGTAGGACTCGATAGCCAATTAGTACCCCTAAATGCTTCTTCCTTGCCCAATATCAACCCTCCTGCCCTAATTCGCTGGCAAGATAGCATCGTTATCCTCTACGAAATTAATCAACGGGAAACCACGATCGCCGTTCCCGAACGGGGGATAATTAAACGCAAAACCAGCGAATTTCTGGAATCTTGGGGCGAAAAAGGGGAAGTAATTCTGCTTAAACCCACCAAACACACCCAGCAACAGCGTTTTGGCCTATCATGGTTTTGGCCTTCTGTCAAGAAACATAAACGAGTCTTAATAGAAGTTTTTATTGCTTCTTTCTTCGTGCAGTTATTTGCCCTGGCCAATCCCTTGATGATTCAGGTGATCATCGATAAAGTGATCGTGCAGAATAGCCCGGAAACTCTGAACACCCTCGGGGTTTTCCTCTTGGTAATTGCCGTTTTTGAGGGAATTTTAACCTTTTTGAGAACATCCCTGTTTGTCGATACCACTAACCGCATCGACATGACCCTTGGTTCAGAAATTATCGATCACCTGCTGCGCTTACCCCTGAAATACTTTGAACGGCGGCCAGTGGGGGAAATTTCGACAAGAATCAACGAATTAGAGAATATTCGGCAATTTTTAACGGGGACAGCCCTAACAGTGGTGTTAGATGCCATTTTCTCGGTTATCTACATCGTGGTTATGTTGATCTATAGCCCGATCCTAACCGTTTGGGCCCTGGGAGTCGTGCCGATTTTAGTTCTCTCCACAGCTATTTTCGCACCGATCGTGCGGCGACAACTGCGAGCAAAAGCCGAACGAAATGCCGAAACCCAATCCTATCTAGTGGAGGTAATGACGGGAATTCAAACGGTGAAAGCACAGAATATCGAATTGCGTTCCCGTTGGCAGTGGCAAGAACGTTATGCGCGCTATGTGGCCGAAGGTTTTCAAACGGTAATGACCTCCACTTTGGCCGGTTCCTTTAGTCACTTCTTTAACCAATTATCGGGTTTATTAGTGCTGTGGGTGGGGGCGGCCTTAGTTTTGGACCAAAAACTCACCCTTGGTCAATTAATCGCCTTCCGGATTATCGCTTCCTACGTTACCTCGCCGATTCTGCGTTTGACCCAACTCTGGCAAAACTTCCAAGAAACCGGCTTATCCCTGGAAAGATTAGCCGATATCGTCGATACTCCCCAAGAAGCGGAACTTGATCGCCAAAATATACCCATGCCCTTAATTAAAGGCCATGTCACCTACGAAAACCTCGCTTTCCGCTTCAATCCCCACGGCGCCCTGCAACTATACAACGTCAATTTAGAATTCCCCGCCGGCACCTTTGTCGCTTTGGTGGGAGAAAGTGGCGCCGGGAAAAGTACCATCACTAAACTATTGGCCCGTCTCTACGAACCAGAATCGGGACGGATTCTCATCGATGGCTATGATATCAACAAAGTGGAACTCTATTCCCTGCGTCGTCAAATCGGCATGGTTCCCCAAGAAACCCTATTATTTGACGGTACGGTACAGGAAAATATCGCCCTGACTAACCCCGATGCGACTGTGGAGGAAATTGTCTCGGCAGCGAGAGCAGCTGCAGCCCACGAATTTATTATGACCCTACCCAATGGCTATAATACCCGCGTCGGTGAACGGGGGGCATCCCTATCCGGGGGACAACGACAACGGGTTGCGATCGCTCGTTCCGTCCTGCAAAGACCGCAAATTCTCATTCTTGATGAGGCCACCAGCGCCCTCGACTATAATACCGAACGGCAAGTGTGTCTGAATCTCAAAGAAGCTTTCAAGGATCATACGGTCTTCTTTATCACCCATCGTTTAGCTTCGATTAAATCCGCCGATGTTATTGTCATGATGGATAAAGGGACAGTAGCGGAGGAAGGCACCCACGAGGAATTAATGGCCAAAAAAGGCCTTTACTATACCCTCTATAAACAACAGGATTCGCAAATCTAG
- a CDS encoding peptidylprolyl isomerase yields MSSIIEIGDQKVSESQVLPLLAKYGMLPQLIREVIIEKAIANISCNPEERNAAYSRFYQNNQIANDEQMKSWLQQNGMDSEQLEYLILRDIKLEKFKQETWDNKVESYFLQVKNQLDKVVYSLIRTKNLGIAQELFFRIQDRENSFAELAKKYSQGSEAETGGLIGPVELSAPHPQIGQILKASKPGQVWPPTQVGEWVVIVRLEKYLSCELDPPTRQRLRNDLFQQWLTAQMQTVKFISESTPVNGEQLSLI; encoded by the coding sequence ATGAGTTCAATTATTGAAATCGGCGACCAAAAAGTTAGCGAGTCACAGGTATTGCCTCTTTTGGCAAAATATGGTATGTTACCGCAGTTAATCCGGGAAGTAATTATCGAGAAAGCGATCGCCAATATCAGCTGCAATCCCGAAGAAAGAAACGCCGCCTATTCCCGTTTCTATCAAAATAATCAAATTGCCAACGATGAACAAATGAAATCTTGGTTACAACAAAACGGAATGGATTCCGAACAACTAGAATATCTAATTCTTCGGGACATTAAATTGGAAAAATTTAAACAGGAGACTTGGGATAACAAAGTAGAATCCTACTTCTTGCAAGTCAAAAATCAGTTGGATAAGGTGGTTTATTCGCTGATTCGGACAAAAAATCTCGGCATTGCCCAGGAACTATTTTTCCGGATACAGGATCGAGAAAATAGCTTCGCTGAACTAGCCAAAAAATACTCCCAAGGCTCAGAAGCGGAAACTGGAGGACTAATTGGACCGGTGGAACTGAGCGCCCCCCATCCCCAGATTGGGCAAATTCTCAAGGCAAGTAAACCGGGGCAAGTGTGGCCACCGACGCAAGTGGGAGAATGGGTCGTGATTGTCCGGCTAGAAAAATATTTATCCTGTGAACTGGATCCTCCCACCCGTCAACGCTTACGCAATGATTTATTCCAACAATGGTTAACGGCTCAAATGCAAACAGTGAAATTTATCTCCGAATCAACCCCAGTCAATGGCGAGCAGCTATCACTTATATAG